One genomic segment of Acetomicrobium sp. S15 = DSM 107314 includes these proteins:
- a CDS encoding molybdopterin cofactor-binding domain-containing protein, translated as MIYEVEHLVKSGVLEVTLVGQNVNSYGVYTNKPFGGAYRGFGLPELMGGLEAVVDAIAYRIG; from the coding sequence GTGATCTATGAGGTAGAGCACCTCGTCAAAAGCGGCGTATTGGAGGTCACGCTTGTGGGGCAGAACGTGAACAGCTACGGTGTTTACACGAATAAGCCCTTCGGAGGCGCCTATAGGGGCTTCGGCCTGCCGGAGCTTATGGGAGGCCTTGAAGCGGTAGTAGATGCCATAGCATACAGGATCGGTAT